A genomic stretch from Microtus pennsylvanicus isolate mMicPen1 chromosome 11, mMicPen1.hap1, whole genome shotgun sequence includes:
- the Sh3pxd2b gene encoding SH3 and PX domain-containing protein 2B isoform X3, translated as MVDVLCGDACHSSKAKARCCFSPRTSQSRGPQCLREHTSVWESDRPEFSWRYCSLPRSVGRRRTLGDLYAISWRQEEKYTVIYPYTARDQDEMNLERGAVVEVIQKNLEGWWKIRFQGKEGWAPASYLKKSSGEPLPPKLGSSSSAHSGALDLDGISRQQNALGREKEPLNNQRDGRFEGRLLPDGDIKQRSPKMRQRPPPRRDMTIPRGLNLPKPPIPPQVEEEYYTIAEFQTTIPDGISFQAGLKVEVIEKSLSGWWYIQMEDKEGWAPATFIDKYKKTSSASRPNFLAPLPHEMTQLRLGDTAAMENNQSPEAVGPSRPLPEAPHGPMDSGMLWSKDWKGGKEAPRKASSDLSASAGYEEISDPTQEEKPSLPPRKESIIKSEEELLERERQKLEPLRNSSPKPPGMILPMIPAKHAPPARDSRKPEPKPDKSKLFPLKNDMGLECGHKVLAKEVKKPNLRPVSRSKAELPEEKAEATPQNLFLKSRPQVRPKPTPSPKTEPAQSEDQVDIHNLRSKLRPAKSQEKAILDGESHHAAGSHDTALNRSFLPVEGPGRGQDRSGRQDGLSPKESPCRAPPRPAKTTDPAPKNLPVPGQEATQQRPVVPPRRPPPPKKTSSSPLSCRPLPEVRGPQREASESRAVPVPGRALLVPPKAKPFLSNSSVGQDDMRGKGGLAPRIASKVGENREKAAPFLNADGPKDSLYVAVANFEGDEDTSSFQEGTVFEVREKSSSGWWFCQVLSGAPSWEGWIPSNYLRKKP; from the exons ATGGTAGATGTTCTGTGTGGTGATGCCTGTCACTCCAGCAAAGCCAAGGCCCGATGCTGCTTCTCCCCAAGAACTTCCCAAAGCAGAGGCCCTCAGTGTCTCCGGGAGCACACAAGTGTCTGGGAGTCAGACAGACCTGAGT TCTCCTGGAGGTACTGCTCTCTGCCCCGGTCTGTGGGTCGCCGCCGGACTCTGGGGGACTTGTATGCCATCAGCTGGCGTCAAG AGGAGAAGTACACAGTCATCTACCCGTACACAGCTCGTGACCAGGACGAAATGAACCTAGAGCGAGGGGCTGTGGTGGAGGTCATCCAGAAGAACCTGGAGGGCTGGTGGAAGATCAG GTTCCAGGGAAAAGAGGGCTGGGCCCCTGCTTCCTACCTAAAGAAGAGCAGTGGGGAGCCCTTGCCCCCAAAGCTGGGCTCCAGCTCATCTGCCCACTCAGGGGCCCTCGACCTGGATGGTATTTCTCGGCAGCAGAACGCTTTGGGCAGGGAGAAGGAGCCGCTCAACAACCAGAGGGATGGCCGGTTTGAAGGTCGCCTGCTGCCAGATGGTGATATTAAGCAGA GATCACCAAAGATGAGGCAAAGACCCCCTCCTCGCCGGGACATGACCATT CCTCGAGGCCTCAACCTGCCGAagcctcccatcccaccccaggtGGAAGAAGAGTATTACACCATTGCAGAGTTCCAGACCACCATCCCAGACGGCATCAGCTTCCAGGCCGGCCTGAAGGTGGAG GTGATTGAGAAGAGCTTAAGCGGTTGGTGGTACATTCAGATGGAAGATAAGGAGGGATGGGCCCCAGCAACCTTCATTGACAAGTACAAGAAGACCAGCAGCGCCTCAAGGCCCAACTTCCTGGCTCCCCTGCCTCACGAGATGACTCAGCTCCGGCTTGGGGACACAGCCGCAATGGAGAACAACCAGAGTCCAGAAGCAGTGGGGCCCTCCAGACCCCTGCCTGAGGCCCCACATGGTCCTATGGACTCTGGGATGCTGTGGTCCAAGGACTGGAAGGGGGGGAAGGAGGCCCCAAGAAAGGCATCTTCGGATCTGTCTGCATCAGCAGGCTATGAGGAGATCTCAGACCCCACACAGGAGGAGAAGCCCAGCCTCCCTCCACGCAAAGAATCCATCATCAAATCTGAAGAGGAgctgctggagagggagaggcagaagttgGAACCACTCCGGAATTCCTCCCCCAAACCCCCTGGCATGATTTTGCCAATGATTCCAGCCAAGCATGCTCCGCCAGCCCGGGACAGTAGGAAGCCAGAGCCCAAACCTGACAAAAGTAAGTTGTTCCCACTAAAAAATGACATGGGGCTCGAATGTGGTCACAAGGTGCTGGCCAAAGAAGTGAAGAAGCCCAACCTCCGTCCTGTCTCCAGGTCCAAAGCTGAACTGCCTGAGGAGAAGGCAGAAGCCACTCCCCAGAATCTGTTCTTGAAGTCTAGACCTCAGGTTAGGCCCAAACCAACTCCTTCCCCCAAGACAGAGCCAGCTCAGAGTGAAGATCAAGTGGACATACATAACCTCAGGAGCAAGCTCAGACCTGCCAAGTCCCAGGAAAAAGCTATATTAGACGGGGAGAGCCACCATGCTGCTGGGAGTCACGACACAGCCCTCAACCGAAGCTTCCTTCCGGTAGAGGGACCTGGCCGTGGTCAGGACAGGTCTGGCCGGCAGGATGGACTGAGTCCAAAGGAGTCACCCTGCAGAGCCCctcccaggccagccaagaccACAGACCCTGCACCTAAGAATTTGCCTGTGCCTGGCCAAGAAGCCACCCAGCAAAGACCTGTGGTCCCACCACGGAGGCCCCCACCCCCCAAGAAAACCTCCTCATCACCGTTGTCTTGTAGGCCCCTCCCAGAGGTCAGAGGGCCACAGCGTGAAGCCAGTGAAAGCAGAGCCGTTCCTGTCCCAGGCCGGGCCCTCCTGGTCCCTCCGAAAGCCAAACCCTTCCTCTCTAACTCCTCAGTGGGCCAAGATGACATGCGAGGCAAAGGTGGGCTGGCGCCACGCATAGCTAGCAAGGtgggagaaaacagagagaaagcagcCCCCTTCCTCAATGCCGATGGCCCAAAGGACTCACTGTATGTGGCTGTGGCCAACTTTGAAGGAGATGAAGACACCAGCAGCTTCCAGGAAGGGACAGTGTTTGAAGTTCGGGAGAAGAGCAGCAGCGGCTGGTGGTTCTGTCAGGTCCTCAGCGGGGCTCCTTCCTGGGAAGGCTGGATTCCTTCCAACTACCTCCGGAAGAAACCTTAG
- the Sh3pxd2b gene encoding SH3 and PX domain-containing protein 2B isoform X2: MPPRRSIVEVKVLDVQKRRVPNKHYVYIIRVTWSSGATEAIYRRYSKFFDLQMQMLDKFPMEGGQKDPKQRIIPFLPGKILFRRSHIRDVAVKRLIPIDEYCKALIQLPPYISQCDEVLQFFETRPEDLNPPKEEHIGKKKSGSDLTSVDPMVLEQYVVVANYQKQESSEISLSVGQVVDIIEKNESGWWFVSTAEEQGWVPATCLEGQDGVQDEFSLQPEEEEKYTVIYPYTARDQDEMNLERGAVVEVIQKNLEGWWKIRFQGKEGWAPASYLKKSSGEPLPPKLGSSSSAHSGALDLDGISRQQNALGREKEPLNNQRDGRFEGRLLPDGDIKQRSPKMRQRPPPRRDMTIPRGLNLPKPPIPPQVEEEYYTIAEFQTTIPDGISFQAGLKVEVIEKSLSGWWYIQMEDKEGWAPATFIDKYKKTSSASRPNFLAPLPHEMTQLRLGDTAAMENNQSPEAVGPSRPLPEAPHGPMDSGMLWSKDWKGGKEAPRKASSDLSASAGYEEISDPTQEEKPSLPPRKESIIKSEEELLERERQKLEPLRNSSPKPPGMILPMIPAKHAPPARDSRKPEPKPDKSKLFPLKNDMGLECGHKVLAKEVKKPNLRPVSRSKAELPEEKAEATPQNLFLKSRPQVRPKPTPSPKTEPAQSEDQVDIHNLRSKLRPAKSQEKAILDGESHHAAGSHDTALNRSFLPVEGPGRGQDRSGRQDGLSPKESPCRAPPRPAKTTDPAPKNLPVPGQEATQQRPVVPPRRPPPPKKTSSSPLSCRPLPEVRGPQREASESRAVPVPGRALLVPPKAKPFLSNSSVGQDDMRGKGGLAPRIASKVGENREKAAPFLNADGPKDSLYVAVANFEGDEDTSSFQEGTVFEVREKSSSGWWFCQVLSGAPSWEGWIPSNYLRKKP; the protein is encoded by the exons ATGCAGATGTTGGACAAGTTCCCCATGGAAGGAGGGCAGAAGGATCCTAAGCAGAGGATCATTCCGTTTCTGCCAG GCAAAATCCTCTTCCGCCGCAGCCACATCCGGGACGTGGCTGTCAAACGCCTGATACCAATCGATGAGTACTGTAAG GCCCTGATCCAACTGCCCCCCTACATCTCTCAGTGTGATGAAGTGCtgcagttttttgagacaagacctgaGGACCTGAACCCTCCCAAAGA GGAGCATATTGGGAAGAAGAAATCAG GGAGTGACCTGACCTCGGTGGACCCCATGGTCCTGGAGCAGTATGTGGTGGTGGCAAACTATCAGAAGCAGGAGAGCTCAGAGATCAGCCTCAGTGTGGGCCAAGTCGTGGACATCATAGAGAAGAATGAGTCAG GATGGTGGTTTGTCAGCACTGCCGAAGAACAGGGCTGGGTCCCTGCGACCTGCCTCGAGGGCCAGGACGGTGTGCAAGATGAGTTTTCCCTCCAGCctgaggaag AGGAGAAGTACACAGTCATCTACCCGTACACAGCTCGTGACCAGGACGAAATGAACCTAGAGCGAGGGGCTGTGGTGGAGGTCATCCAGAAGAACCTGGAGGGCTGGTGGAAGATCAG GTTCCAGGGAAAAGAGGGCTGGGCCCCTGCTTCCTACCTAAAGAAGAGCAGTGGGGAGCCCTTGCCCCCAAAGCTGGGCTCCAGCTCATCTGCCCACTCAGGGGCCCTCGACCTGGATGGTATTTCTCGGCAGCAGAACGCTTTGGGCAGGGAGAAGGAGCCGCTCAACAACCAGAGGGATGGCCGGTTTGAAGGTCGCCTGCTGCCAGATGGTGATATTAAGCAGA GATCACCAAAGATGAGGCAAAGACCCCCTCCTCGCCGGGACATGACCATT CCTCGAGGCCTCAACCTGCCGAagcctcccatcccaccccaggtGGAAGAAGAGTATTACACCATTGCAGAGTTCCAGACCACCATCCCAGACGGCATCAGCTTCCAGGCCGGCCTGAAGGTGGAG GTGATTGAGAAGAGCTTAAGCGGTTGGTGGTACATTCAGATGGAAGATAAGGAGGGATGGGCCCCAGCAACCTTCATTGACAAGTACAAGAAGACCAGCAGCGCCTCAAGGCCCAACTTCCTGGCTCCCCTGCCTCACGAGATGACTCAGCTCCGGCTTGGGGACACAGCCGCAATGGAGAACAACCAGAGTCCAGAAGCAGTGGGGCCCTCCAGACCCCTGCCTGAGGCCCCACATGGTCCTATGGACTCTGGGATGCTGTGGTCCAAGGACTGGAAGGGGGGGAAGGAGGCCCCAAGAAAGGCATCTTCGGATCTGTCTGCATCAGCAGGCTATGAGGAGATCTCAGACCCCACACAGGAGGAGAAGCCCAGCCTCCCTCCACGCAAAGAATCCATCATCAAATCTGAAGAGGAgctgctggagagggagaggcagaagttgGAACCACTCCGGAATTCCTCCCCCAAACCCCCTGGCATGATTTTGCCAATGATTCCAGCCAAGCATGCTCCGCCAGCCCGGGACAGTAGGAAGCCAGAGCCCAAACCTGACAAAAGTAAGTTGTTCCCACTAAAAAATGACATGGGGCTCGAATGTGGTCACAAGGTGCTGGCCAAAGAAGTGAAGAAGCCCAACCTCCGTCCTGTCTCCAGGTCCAAAGCTGAACTGCCTGAGGAGAAGGCAGAAGCCACTCCCCAGAATCTGTTCTTGAAGTCTAGACCTCAGGTTAGGCCCAAACCAACTCCTTCCCCCAAGACAGAGCCAGCTCAGAGTGAAGATCAAGTGGACATACATAACCTCAGGAGCAAGCTCAGACCTGCCAAGTCCCAGGAAAAAGCTATATTAGACGGGGAGAGCCACCATGCTGCTGGGAGTCACGACACAGCCCTCAACCGAAGCTTCCTTCCGGTAGAGGGACCTGGCCGTGGTCAGGACAGGTCTGGCCGGCAGGATGGACTGAGTCCAAAGGAGTCACCCTGCAGAGCCCctcccaggccagccaagaccACAGACCCTGCACCTAAGAATTTGCCTGTGCCTGGCCAAGAAGCCACCCAGCAAAGACCTGTGGTCCCACCACGGAGGCCCCCACCCCCCAAGAAAACCTCCTCATCACCGTTGTCTTGTAGGCCCCTCCCAGAGGTCAGAGGGCCACAGCGTGAAGCCAGTGAAAGCAGAGCCGTTCCTGTCCCAGGCCGGGCCCTCCTGGTCCCTCCGAAAGCCAAACCCTTCCTCTCTAACTCCTCAGTGGGCCAAGATGACATGCGAGGCAAAGGTGGGCTGGCGCCACGCATAGCTAGCAAGGtgggagaaaacagagagaaagcagcCCCCTTCCTCAATGCCGATGGCCCAAAGGACTCACTGTATGTGGCTGTGGCCAACTTTGAAGGAGATGAAGACACCAGCAGCTTCCAGGAAGGGACAGTGTTTGAAGTTCGGGAGAAGAGCAGCAGCGGCTGGTGGTTCTGTCAGGTCCTCAGCGGGGCTCCTTCCTGGGAAGGCTGGATTCCTTCCAACTACCTCCGGAAGAAACCTTAG
- the Sh3pxd2b gene encoding SH3 and PX domain-containing protein 2B isoform X1, whose amino-acid sequence MPPRRSIVEVKVLDVQKRRVPNKHYVYIIRVTWSSGATEAIYRRYSKFFDLQMQMLDKFPMEGGQKDPKQRIIPFLPGKILFRRSHIRDVAVKRLIPIDEYCKALIQLPPYISQCDEVLQFFETRPEDLNPPKEEHIGKKKSGSDLTSVDPMVLEQYVVVANYQKQESSEISLSVGQVVDIIEKNESGWWFVSTAEEQGWVPATCLEGQDGVQDEFSLQPEEVSWRYCSLPRSVGRRRTLGDLYAISWRQEEKYTVIYPYTARDQDEMNLERGAVVEVIQKNLEGWWKIRFQGKEGWAPASYLKKSSGEPLPPKLGSSSSAHSGALDLDGISRQQNALGREKEPLNNQRDGRFEGRLLPDGDIKQRSPKMRQRPPPRRDMTIPRGLNLPKPPIPPQVEEEYYTIAEFQTTIPDGISFQAGLKVEVIEKSLSGWWYIQMEDKEGWAPATFIDKYKKTSSASRPNFLAPLPHEMTQLRLGDTAAMENNQSPEAVGPSRPLPEAPHGPMDSGMLWSKDWKGGKEAPRKASSDLSASAGYEEISDPTQEEKPSLPPRKESIIKSEEELLERERQKLEPLRNSSPKPPGMILPMIPAKHAPPARDSRKPEPKPDKSKLFPLKNDMGLECGHKVLAKEVKKPNLRPVSRSKAELPEEKAEATPQNLFLKSRPQVRPKPTPSPKTEPAQSEDQVDIHNLRSKLRPAKSQEKAILDGESHHAAGSHDTALNRSFLPVEGPGRGQDRSGRQDGLSPKESPCRAPPRPAKTTDPAPKNLPVPGQEATQQRPVVPPRRPPPPKKTSSSPLSCRPLPEVRGPQREASESRAVPVPGRALLVPPKAKPFLSNSSVGQDDMRGKGGLAPRIASKVGENREKAAPFLNADGPKDSLYVAVANFEGDEDTSSFQEGTVFEVREKSSSGWWFCQVLSGAPSWEGWIPSNYLRKKP is encoded by the exons ATGCAGATGTTGGACAAGTTCCCCATGGAAGGAGGGCAGAAGGATCCTAAGCAGAGGATCATTCCGTTTCTGCCAG GCAAAATCCTCTTCCGCCGCAGCCACATCCGGGACGTGGCTGTCAAACGCCTGATACCAATCGATGAGTACTGTAAG GCCCTGATCCAACTGCCCCCCTACATCTCTCAGTGTGATGAAGTGCtgcagttttttgagacaagacctgaGGACCTGAACCCTCCCAAAGA GGAGCATATTGGGAAGAAGAAATCAG GGAGTGACCTGACCTCGGTGGACCCCATGGTCCTGGAGCAGTATGTGGTGGTGGCAAACTATCAGAAGCAGGAGAGCTCAGAGATCAGCCTCAGTGTGGGCCAAGTCGTGGACATCATAGAGAAGAATGAGTCAG GATGGTGGTTTGTCAGCACTGCCGAAGAACAGGGCTGGGTCCCTGCGACCTGCCTCGAGGGCCAGGACGGTGTGCAAGATGAGTTTTCCCTCCAGCctgaggaag TCTCCTGGAGGTACTGCTCTCTGCCCCGGTCTGTGGGTCGCCGCCGGACTCTGGGGGACTTGTATGCCATCAGCTGGCGTCAAG AGGAGAAGTACACAGTCATCTACCCGTACACAGCTCGTGACCAGGACGAAATGAACCTAGAGCGAGGGGCTGTGGTGGAGGTCATCCAGAAGAACCTGGAGGGCTGGTGGAAGATCAG GTTCCAGGGAAAAGAGGGCTGGGCCCCTGCTTCCTACCTAAAGAAGAGCAGTGGGGAGCCCTTGCCCCCAAAGCTGGGCTCCAGCTCATCTGCCCACTCAGGGGCCCTCGACCTGGATGGTATTTCTCGGCAGCAGAACGCTTTGGGCAGGGAGAAGGAGCCGCTCAACAACCAGAGGGATGGCCGGTTTGAAGGTCGCCTGCTGCCAGATGGTGATATTAAGCAGA GATCACCAAAGATGAGGCAAAGACCCCCTCCTCGCCGGGACATGACCATT CCTCGAGGCCTCAACCTGCCGAagcctcccatcccaccccaggtGGAAGAAGAGTATTACACCATTGCAGAGTTCCAGACCACCATCCCAGACGGCATCAGCTTCCAGGCCGGCCTGAAGGTGGAG GTGATTGAGAAGAGCTTAAGCGGTTGGTGGTACATTCAGATGGAAGATAAGGAGGGATGGGCCCCAGCAACCTTCATTGACAAGTACAAGAAGACCAGCAGCGCCTCAAGGCCCAACTTCCTGGCTCCCCTGCCTCACGAGATGACTCAGCTCCGGCTTGGGGACACAGCCGCAATGGAGAACAACCAGAGTCCAGAAGCAGTGGGGCCCTCCAGACCCCTGCCTGAGGCCCCACATGGTCCTATGGACTCTGGGATGCTGTGGTCCAAGGACTGGAAGGGGGGGAAGGAGGCCCCAAGAAAGGCATCTTCGGATCTGTCTGCATCAGCAGGCTATGAGGAGATCTCAGACCCCACACAGGAGGAGAAGCCCAGCCTCCCTCCACGCAAAGAATCCATCATCAAATCTGAAGAGGAgctgctggagagggagaggcagaagttgGAACCACTCCGGAATTCCTCCCCCAAACCCCCTGGCATGATTTTGCCAATGATTCCAGCCAAGCATGCTCCGCCAGCCCGGGACAGTAGGAAGCCAGAGCCCAAACCTGACAAAAGTAAGTTGTTCCCACTAAAAAATGACATGGGGCTCGAATGTGGTCACAAGGTGCTGGCCAAAGAAGTGAAGAAGCCCAACCTCCGTCCTGTCTCCAGGTCCAAAGCTGAACTGCCTGAGGAGAAGGCAGAAGCCACTCCCCAGAATCTGTTCTTGAAGTCTAGACCTCAGGTTAGGCCCAAACCAACTCCTTCCCCCAAGACAGAGCCAGCTCAGAGTGAAGATCAAGTGGACATACATAACCTCAGGAGCAAGCTCAGACCTGCCAAGTCCCAGGAAAAAGCTATATTAGACGGGGAGAGCCACCATGCTGCTGGGAGTCACGACACAGCCCTCAACCGAAGCTTCCTTCCGGTAGAGGGACCTGGCCGTGGTCAGGACAGGTCTGGCCGGCAGGATGGACTGAGTCCAAAGGAGTCACCCTGCAGAGCCCctcccaggccagccaagaccACAGACCCTGCACCTAAGAATTTGCCTGTGCCTGGCCAAGAAGCCACCCAGCAAAGACCTGTGGTCCCACCACGGAGGCCCCCACCCCCCAAGAAAACCTCCTCATCACCGTTGTCTTGTAGGCCCCTCCCAGAGGTCAGAGGGCCACAGCGTGAAGCCAGTGAAAGCAGAGCCGTTCCTGTCCCAGGCCGGGCCCTCCTGGTCCCTCCGAAAGCCAAACCCTTCCTCTCTAACTCCTCAGTGGGCCAAGATGACATGCGAGGCAAAGGTGGGCTGGCGCCACGCATAGCTAGCAAGGtgggagaaaacagagagaaagcagcCCCCTTCCTCAATGCCGATGGCCCAAAGGACTCACTGTATGTGGCTGTGGCCAACTTTGAAGGAGATGAAGACACCAGCAGCTTCCAGGAAGGGACAGTGTTTGAAGTTCGGGAGAAGAGCAGCAGCGGCTGGTGGTTCTGTCAGGTCCTCAGCGGGGCTCCTTCCTGGGAAGGCTGGATTCCTTCCAACTACCTCCGGAAGAAACCTTAG